A window from Streptomyces sp. NBC_00299 encodes these proteins:
- the mreD gene encoding rod shape-determining protein MreD, whose translation MRVNRVLLSSSLVVVALVIQVSVLARLHLPGAVPDLLLLTVLGLAMVYGHVGGALVGFGAGLLADLVPPADHAAGRYALVLCVIGYLAGLIKPDNGRLKSATGPMVVVVVAAIGTTLLYAGVGALVGDTAARHVGLGSLLFTAALYDLLLAPFVVPGIMALARRAENDPLADTKSQAKKADISTGWLSGGTGLRIGGQRGGMGGLKGGLKGGLKVKAVRARTARAGRIKGVKRL comes from the coding sequence ATGCGCGTCAACCGAGTCCTGCTCTCCTCCTCCCTGGTCGTCGTCGCCCTGGTGATCCAGGTCAGCGTCCTGGCCCGCCTCCACCTCCCGGGCGCCGTCCCCGATCTGCTGCTGCTCACCGTCCTGGGCCTCGCCATGGTCTACGGCCATGTCGGCGGCGCCCTCGTCGGCTTCGGCGCCGGTCTGCTCGCCGACCTCGTCCCGCCCGCCGACCACGCCGCCGGCCGCTATGCGCTGGTGCTGTGCGTCATCGGCTATCTCGCCGGGCTCATCAAGCCGGACAACGGCCGGCTCAAGTCGGCCACCGGGCCGATGGTCGTCGTGGTCGTCGCCGCGATCGGCACGACCCTGCTGTACGCCGGTGTCGGCGCCCTCGTCGGGGACACCGCGGCCCGCCACGTCGGCCTCGGCAGTCTGCTCTTCACGGCCGCGCTGTACGACCTGCTGCTCGCCCCGTTCGTCGTCCCGGGGATCATGGCGCTGGCCAGGCGTGCGGAGAACGACCCGCTCGCCGACACCAAGTCCCAGGCGAAGAAGGCCGACATCTCCACCGGCTGGCTCTCCGGCGGCACCGGCCTGCGCATCGGCGGCCAGCGCGGCGGGATGGGGGGCCTGAAGGGCGGCCTCAAGGGCGGGCTGAAGGTGAAGGCGGTGCGGGCGCGGACGGCGCGCGCCGGGCGCATCAAGGGGGTCAAGCGGCTGTGA
- the rodA gene encoding rod shape-determining protein RodA, which produces MTGANSFQVSGYGPERAGWTRLFARDSLARRLDWPILLAAIALSLIGSILVFSATRNRTELNQGDQYYFLIRHILNTGIGIALMIGTVWLGHRTLRTAVPILYGVSVFLILLVLTPLGSTINGAHSWIKLPGGFSLQPSEFVKVTIILGMAMLLATRVDAGDKQYPDHRTVVQALGLAAVPMLIVLLMPDLGSVMVMVVIVLGVLLASGASNRWVFGLIGAGTMGAIAVWQLGVLDDYQIARFAAFANPELDPAGVGYNTNQARIAIGSGGLTGSGLFHGSQTTGQFVPEQQTDFVFTVAGEELGFLGGGLILLLLGVILWRACRIARETTELYGTIVAAGIVAWFAFQAFENVGMTLGIMPVTGLPLPFVSYGGSSMFAVWVAVGLLQSIRVQRPLSA; this is translated from the coding sequence ATGACCGGCGCCAACAGTTTCCAGGTCTCGGGGTACGGGCCGGAACGGGCGGGCTGGACCCGCCTGTTCGCCCGCGACTCGCTCGCCCGCCGGCTGGACTGGCCGATACTGCTGGCGGCGATCGCCCTGTCGCTGATCGGCTCGATCCTCGTCTTCTCGGCGACACGCAACCGCACCGAGCTCAACCAGGGCGACCAGTACTACTTCCTGATCCGGCACATCCTGAACACCGGCATCGGGATCGCGCTGATGATCGGGACTGTCTGGCTGGGGCACCGCACCCTGCGCACGGCCGTGCCGATCCTGTACGGCGTCTCGGTGTTTCTGATCCTGCTGGTGCTCACCCCGCTCGGCTCCACGATCAACGGCGCCCACTCCTGGATCAAGCTCCCCGGCGGCTTCTCGCTCCAGCCCTCGGAGTTCGTGAAGGTCACGATCATCCTGGGCATGGCGATGCTGCTGGCGACGAGAGTGGACGCGGGGGACAAGCAGTACCCGGATCACCGCACGGTCGTGCAGGCGCTGGGCCTGGCCGCGGTGCCGATGCTGATCGTGCTTCTCATGCCCGACCTCGGGTCGGTCATGGTGATGGTGGTGATCGTGCTGGGCGTGCTGCTCGCGTCCGGCGCCTCCAACCGCTGGGTCTTCGGGCTGATCGGCGCGGGCACCATGGGGGCGATCGCGGTCTGGCAGCTGGGCGTCCTGGACGACTACCAGATCGCCCGCTTCGCGGCCTTCGCCAACCCGGAGCTCGATCCGGCGGGCGTCGGGTACAACACCAACCAGGCGCGCATCGCGATCGGCTCCGGCGGGCTCACGGGCTCCGGGCTGTTCCACGGCTCGCAGACGACCGGCCAGTTCGTGCCGGAGCAGCAGACCGACTTCGTGTTCACCGTGGCGGGGGAGGAGTTGGGCTTCCTCGGCGGCGGTCTGATCCTTCTGCTCCTCGGCGTGATCCTGTGGCGGGCCTGCCGTATCGCCCGTGAGACCACCGAGCTGTACGGGACGATCGTCGCGGCGGGGATCGTGGCGTGGTTCGCCTTCCAGGCGTTCGAGAACGTCGGGATGACGCTGGGCATCATGCCGGTGACCGGTCTGCCGCTGCCGTTCGTGTCGTACGGAGGGTCGTCGATGTTCGCGGTGTGGGTGGCGGTGGGGTTGCTGCAATCCATCCGGGTACAACGTCCGTTGTCGGCGTGA
- a CDS encoding CYTH and CHAD domain-containing protein, with the protein MADTKREIERKYESDDSGLPDLTGVAGVDAVIDKGVAQLDATYYDTADERLAASSITLRRRTGGSDAGWHLKFPVAPGVRDEVQAPLSDTLPDTLAGLVRSRVRDTELVPMVRLRSERDVRHLVDADGGLLAEVSVDAVQAERLAGGSGTAQWTEIEVELADGVDPKVLDKVEKRLRKAGVRPSESASKLARALAETAPQKLAPVSVEDPVTAGDHVLAYVRAQRDAIVELDPAVRQDVEDSVHSMRVATRRMRSTFKSFGKILDRAVTDPIGDELKWLAGELGVDRDREVLNERLSAALDEVPHTLVYGPVAERLSHWAGDTPGGASSRLIGVLDSHRYLALLDAVDGLLADPPLLKAAGKEPANALPKAVRKDFGKVSALVEQALELEPGSDRDIAIHEARKKTKRTRYAAEAAVPALGKPAKSLVKTMKSLQNLLGEHQDSVMARQTLSELSAVAHAAGESAFTYGLLYGREEQRAAAVEDQLPGVWDGIKGGADVL; encoded by the coding sequence ATGGCGGACACGAAGCGCGAAATCGAGCGGAAGTATGAGTCCGACGACAGCGGCCTGCCCGACCTGACCGGGGTCGCCGGGGTCGATGCCGTCATCGACAAGGGTGTAGCGCAATTGGACGCCACCTATTACGACACCGCGGACGAGCGCCTCGCCGCCTCCTCGATCACCCTGCGGCGCCGGACGGGCGGGTCCGACGCGGGCTGGCATCTGAAGTTCCCCGTGGCCCCGGGCGTGCGGGACGAGGTCCAGGCGCCGCTGTCCGACACGCTGCCCGACACCCTCGCCGGGCTCGTCCGCTCCCGGGTCCGGGACACCGAGCTGGTCCCCATGGTCCGGCTCCGCTCCGAGCGTGACGTGCGGCATCTCGTGGACGCCGACGGCGGGCTGCTCGCGGAGGTCAGTGTGGACGCCGTACAGGCCGAGCGCCTCGCAGGCGGCAGCGGCACCGCGCAGTGGACCGAGATCGAGGTGGAGTTGGCCGACGGCGTCGACCCGAAAGTGCTCGACAAGGTGGAGAAGCGGCTGCGCAAAGCAGGGGTCCGGCCGTCGGAGTCGGCGTCGAAGCTCGCGCGCGCCCTGGCCGAGACCGCCCCGCAGAAGCTCGCCCCCGTGTCCGTCGAGGACCCCGTGACCGCCGGCGACCACGTGCTCGCTTACGTCCGCGCCCAGCGGGACGCGATCGTCGAGCTCGACCCGGCCGTACGCCAGGACGTCGAGGATTCCGTCCACAGCATGCGCGTCGCCACCCGCCGGATGCGCAGTACCTTCAAATCCTTCGGCAAGATCCTTGACCGGGCGGTCACCGACCCGATCGGCGACGAGCTGAAGTGGCTGGCCGGCGAGCTGGGCGTGGACCGCGACCGCGAGGTGCTGAACGAACGCCTGTCGGCGGCGCTCGACGAGGTGCCCCACACGCTGGTCTACGGTCCTGTGGCCGAGCGGCTGAGCCACTGGGCGGGGGACACGCCCGGCGGGGCGAGCAGCCGGCTGATCGGGGTCCTGGACTCCCACCGCTACCTGGCCCTGCTCGATGCCGTCGACGGCCTGCTCGCCGACCCGCCGCTGCTGAAGGCGGCCGGAAAAGAGCCCGCGAACGCGCTGCCGAAGGCCGTGCGGAAGGACTTCGGCAAGGTGTCCGCGCTCGTCGAGCAGGCTCTGGAGCTGGAGCCCGGCAGCGACCGTGACATCGCCATCCACGAGGCCCGCAAGAAGACCAAGCGCACCCGCTACGCGGCGGAGGCGGCGGTTCCGGCGCTTGGCAAGCCGGCCAAGAGCCTGGTCAAGACCATGAAGTCCCTGCAGAACCTGCTCGGCGAGCACCAGGACAGCGTCATGGCCCGCCAGACCCTGAGCGAGCTGTCCGCGGTCGCCCACGCGGCCGGGGAGAGCGCCTTCACCTACGGGCTGCTGTACGGGCGCGAGGAGCAGCGGGCAGCGGCCGTGGAGGACCAGCTGCCCGGCGTCTGGGACGGGATCAAGGGCGGGGCGGACGTCCTCTGA
- the mrdA gene encoding penicillin-binding protein 2, whose protein sequence is MSNIPETGRTPRVQIRLVVIQILVLSLLGTLGGRLWYLQIREGDAYAKEASGNHVQQVVDPAVRGSILDARGVPLADNETRLVVSASRTDLLKMKDDGKGVLAKLAGVLGMKPEEVMGKVRLCDAETPQPCWNGSPYQPIPITDEATPKQALQIRERAEDFPGITAEPQALRRYPSPGNSNTAQVLGYLSPVTDEELQQSQDTDSPYLRSDQVGRSGLERQYDKQLRGNAGVTRYEVDNLGRVIGQAKADPAQPGANLVTSIDARVQRVAEYELNEAMKQARKEWDRNTNEPYKADSGAVVVMEAKTGRVVAMASNPSYDPNAWVGGISAKDYKQLTGKASNYPLLNRAIQGQSAPGSIFKVVPTAAAVNAGYSFDGPYQCSSSYSIGGQVFKNFESKGYGPISLGRALEVSCDTVFYRLSHEEWKRDGGTKPKKNAGDWFYKTAHQFGLGAETGIDLPNEVTGRIPDRQWKQDYWKANKDAWCKYGKRDGSYAEKIAYENCLEGNRLRAGDSVNYSIGQGDTLVTPIQMATIYSAISNGGTLYDPTVGKAVVSPDGKTVEEIKPKSHGKLPISKQTLAAMDDALAGVATRGTAAWRFADVGWPQDKIPMHAKTGTAEVYGKQTTSWFATYTKDYSVVMTISQGGTGSGASGPAVRNIYDALYGVADDGAINKKNALLPTPEKNLPKVRTDGTIASPKVSKDPAKEQRAGQKGEAESDEQQVAGTVAPPTTENRDTRRRRRRGRGRGSRRMLT, encoded by the coding sequence GTGAGCAACATCCCCGAGACCGGCCGGACGCCACGCGTCCAGATCCGGCTCGTCGTCATCCAGATCCTCGTCCTCTCCCTCCTGGGCACCCTCGGCGGGCGCCTGTGGTACCTGCAGATCCGCGAGGGCGACGCGTACGCCAAGGAAGCGTCCGGCAACCACGTCCAGCAGGTCGTGGATCCTGCCGTGCGCGGCTCGATCCTGGACGCGCGCGGCGTGCCGCTCGCGGACAACGAGACACGGCTGGTGGTCTCCGCCTCCCGTACCGACCTGCTGAAGATGAAGGACGATGGCAAGGGCGTCCTGGCCAAGCTGGCCGGAGTGCTCGGCATGAAGCCCGAGGAAGTGATGGGCAAGGTCCGGCTCTGTGACGCCGAGACCCCGCAGCCCTGCTGGAACGGCTCGCCGTACCAGCCCATCCCCATCACCGACGAGGCCACCCCCAAGCAGGCCCTGCAGATCCGGGAGCGCGCCGAGGACTTCCCCGGCATCACCGCCGAGCCGCAGGCCCTGCGCCGGTACCCGAGCCCCGGCAACTCCAACACCGCCCAGGTCCTCGGCTATCTCTCCCCCGTCACAGACGAGGAACTTCAGCAGTCACAGGACACCGACTCGCCGTACCTGCGCTCCGACCAGGTCGGCCGCTCGGGCCTGGAGCGGCAGTACGACAAGCAGCTGCGCGGCAATGCCGGTGTCACTCGCTACGAGGTCGACAACCTCGGCCGGGTCATCGGCCAGGCCAAGGCGGACCCGGCCCAGCCCGGGGCCAACCTCGTCACCAGCATCGACGCCCGCGTGCAGCGAGTCGCCGAGTACGAGCTGAACGAGGCGATGAAGCAAGCCCGCAAAGAGTGGGACCGCAACACCAACGAGCCGTACAAGGCCGACTCGGGCGCCGTCGTGGTGATGGAGGCCAAGACCGGCCGCGTCGTCGCCATGGCGTCCAACCCGTCGTACGACCCGAACGCCTGGGTGGGCGGCATCTCGGCCAAGGACTACAAGCAGCTCACCGGCAAGGCCTCCAACTACCCGCTGCTCAACAGGGCGATCCAGGGCCAGTCGGCCCCCGGCTCCATCTTCAAGGTCGTCCCGACGGCCGCCGCGGTCAACGCGGGCTACTCCTTCGACGGCCCGTACCAATGCTCCAGCTCGTACTCGATCGGCGGCCAGGTCTTCAAGAACTTCGAGTCCAAGGGGTACGGCCCGATCAGCCTCGGCCGCGCCCTCGAGGTCTCCTGCGACACCGTCTTCTACCGCCTCTCCCACGAGGAGTGGAAGCGTGACGGCGGCACCAAGCCGAAGAAGAACGCGGGCGACTGGTTCTACAAGACCGCCCACCAGTTCGGCCTCGGCGCGGAGACCGGTATCGACCTCCCCAACGAGGTCACCGGCCGCATCCCCGACCGCCAGTGGAAGCAGGACTACTGGAAGGCCAACAAGGACGCCTGGTGCAAGTACGGCAAGCGGGACGGCAGCTATGCCGAGAAGATCGCCTACGAGAACTGCCTCGAAGGCAACCGGCTGCGCGCCGGTGACTCCGTCAACTACTCCATCGGACAGGGCGACACCCTCGTCACCCCCATCCAGATGGCGACCATCTACTCGGCCATCTCCAACGGCGGCACCCTCTACGACCCCACGGTCGGCAAGGCGGTCGTCAGCCCCGACGGCAAGACCGTCGAGGAGATCAAGCCCAAGTCGCACGGCAAGCTGCCCATAAGCAAGCAGACGCTGGCCGCGATGGACGACGCCCTCGCCGGCGTCGCCACCCGCGGCACCGCCGCCTGGCGGTTCGCGGACGTCGGCTGGCCGCAGGACAAGATCCCGATGCACGCCAAGACTGGTACCGCCGAGGTCTACGGCAAGCAGACGACCTCGTGGTTCGCGACGTACACCAAGGACTACTCGGTCGTCATGACGATCTCCCAGGGTGGTACGGGTTCCGGCGCCTCGGGTCCGGCCGTGCGCAACATCTACGACGCGCTGTACGGCGTCGCCGACGACGGTGCGATCAACAAGAAGAACGCGCTGCTGCCCACCCCGGAGAAGAACCTGCCGAAGGTCCGCACCGACGGCACCATCGCCTCGCCGAAGGTCTCCAAGGACCCGGCGAAGGAGCAGCGAGCCGGCCAGAAGGGTGAGGCCGAGTCGGACGAGCAGCAGGTCGCCGGGACGGTCGCACCGCCGACGACCGAGAACCGGGACACCCGGCGCAGACGACGCAGGGGTCGCGGGCGCGGAAGCCGGAGGATGCTCACATGA